ACTCCTAAATGTAATggcttccttccatccatccatccatccattcactcatccaaCAAATGTATTGGGCACTATTCAAATGTGGTGGGTCCCAGGAACAGCATCTACTCAGAACCAGAGAGCAGCCCCATAAGAGGCTGAGGTGATCTTATATTGTTAACTCCTTACATAGATAACTGCTTGCCCTGACCCTGTACCATAAATTACTTCCCTGGATGCTGACCAGATTAGTGATGTCGCTCTGCTCATGCCCAGGAGGGAGCCAGCCAGGTTCTCCTGTGTAGCAGCAGTAAGTAAAGCAACTTACTGCCAACATCTACGAGGGCATCTACCGAAGCCCTAAACCTACCGGACACAGAGAAAAATGGACCTCTTTGACATTACATTTGTAAACTCATTTCCTAATTCATTAATCCATATATTTACTCTGTGCTCATTCACGGAGCACCTGCAAAGGGTAAAGTACTCTGCATGTGTTATATAATAGGGGCAAAtcaagtgagaaagagaaaagaggaacaaaaatgaaataaatgagaaataatttattaattattattatttattattttttaaataattttaaaatgaaataaatcagaaagtaAAGCTATGTGAGAATATAGCTATGGGCCTTTCTCAAAAATGAAAGGACTAGTTAATCTGGAAAACAGttatggaaaacattatgatgGTGAAAATGTGGATGTTGCAATCAAAGTTAATCAAATGCTGTAGAATTTCTACTTAACTGTGGAGGAAAAGAATTGACCCAATGACTCTAAAAAGGTTTGCTAGCTGAGTCAACACACAGTTGTACACCATAAACGCCTTTCTGCTTAATTACTAATCCAGATCTGCATTTGCTCCTTCGCACACAGCACACTGCAGTGACCCACACAGCCACTGTCGCCAGGAGATGATGAAAAATCAGACATGGGTGGCAGAATTCATTCTCCTGGGATTTCCGCTCAGCCCAAGGATGCAGCTGCTCCTGTTTGGGTTCTTCTCCCTGTTGTTCACCTTCACCCTGCTGGGCAACGGGGTCATCCTGGGACTCATCTGCCTGGACTCCCgcctgcacacccccatgtacttcttcctctcccacctggccATTGTTGATATTTCGTATGCCTCAAACAATGTCCCAAAGATGCTGGAAAACtttctgaatgagaaaaaaaCGATCTCCTTTGTCCCCTGCATAATACAGACCTTTTTATACATGGCTTTTGCTCACACTGAATGCCTCATCTTGGTAATGATGTCCTATGATCGGTACGTGGCCATCTGCCACCCCCTCCATTACTCTGTCATCATGAGCTGGAGAGTGTGCACGGTCCTGGCTGCCACTTCCTGGGCATGTGGCTCCCTCCTGGCTCTGGTCCATGTGGTTCTCATCCTGAGGCTGCCCTTCTGTGGGCCCCATGAAATCAACCACTTCTTCTGTGAGATCCTGTCTGTCCTCAGGCTGGCCTGTGCTGACACTGGCCTCAACCTGCTTGTCATCTTTGCTGCCTGTGTGTTTATCTTAGTGGGGCCCCTGTGCTTGGTGCTGGTCTCCTACACGCGcatcctctttgctgtgctgAGGATCCAGACTGGGGAGGGCCGCAGGAAGGCCTtttccacctgctcctcccacctcgGCGTGGTCGGGCTCTTCTTCGGCAGTGCCATCGTCATGTACATGGCCCCCAAGTCCAGCCATCCTGAGGAGGAGCAGAAGGTCCTTTTCCTGTTTTATAGCCTTTTCAACCCCTTGCTGAACCCGCTGATCTACAGCCTGCGGAACGCAGAGGTCAAGGGTGCCCTGCGGAGAGTGAAGTGGACACAGAAATCCGTGTGAGGGACGCCAGGGAGAGTCTTGAAGGTGGAAGATTTGTTCTCTGTGAGATTTGGGGGAATGGTAATATAACTACTCCGACACCTCATGTCTTAGATTTCTGATACCAAGAATGTGTATTAATCAGATTCTGTCCTGAAGATGGGGCACTGTCCAGAATGCGGAGCATAGGCGGAAAGTCACAGAGAGCACAGGCCCTGAGACAAGAGTCATACAGTGGGAAGCAGAGGGGCAGACAGCCACAGATTCCTGCAGCCAGCTCCCAGCACTACCCAGCATCCGGTTTCTGTTCTGTGAAGAATCTTTCTCTCTAACCTCCTCTTAAATTCCTCTGTAATATTCATTGCCCGTATTGCTGTGTGTATATGCTAACAGTCCCACAATATATGCTGCTACAAGAGGGCAcctctcctggctggtgtagctccgtggattgagcacgggctgcgaaccaaagtatcgcaggttcgattcccagccagggcacatgcctgggttgcaggccacttttaaaaaaaaaagagggcacCTCTAACAAGATGGAATACTCACCTTGGACAAGCAGCCCCCTATGGGGAAATGCAGGAAGGACTGTGGGTAGAGCCAACTCCCTGCTCTGGAGCGTCACCTCTGAAGATGACAACATTCAATCTGAAAAACCATGTGCATCTGAGCCTAATGGATCTGTTTCTGTGAAAAGCAAAGTTTAGTGATATGAAATGTGTTATGCGAGAGGCAGAAATATCAgaatctttgtttattttatttcattctgcaCCATTTGATTAGAGAGAACTGGTGTTTAGAATAAATATGAATCAGTTACTAGGGAGCGTTGCTTTTCCCAGGGTTCAGGTGACAGAGCTGCATGTAGGTGACAATGGCCCATTAGCATGATGACCACATAAAATGTTATGGgagtaagaaaatattgtgaaaggAAGAAAGCGTGAAAGGAGGGAAATAGCTTGATGGAACATGGCAGACCCCCACTTAGAACCCATAACATGACCAAGTCTGATGAGCACTTATAGGAACCTCAATGCAATTCCAAAGGACACCAGCTCCAGGGGCTATTAATCACTTCTTCTGGACCCAGGCAGTTAGAATGATACAGAAGAGgcacttattttcttttagcacAAGCTCAGGACCTACATGGCCAGCACAGTATAACAGTGATTTCTTTAACATGGTAATTGTAGTGTCTTTtgaattctctccctttctgcacTTACCGTATCATGTGATTGGATACTATTTGCTTTCTCTAGATCCATTTTGCACCCTAATTCTCTTATACACTATTactaatttgtatctttcttctCCCAAGAAATTGGGAGGCAAAAGGGAAacttttctctcccaccctcctaTCTTCCTTTCAGTCCTCAAAAGCCTCACTGCTGACTATCTGTTCTGCTCATTGACTATTCTGCTCATTTGGGCAAAACGTTTGACTCTGGCCGTTAGTCTTGTCATCTCCACAGTGTCAGGACATTTCCAGCCCCAGAATCCACAAATGTTGCTCTGTACCCCCAACCCCAATAtacaaacaattttaaacaagCGATATTGGCTCTAAATGTAAGAAAAACCACTATGGAATTATTGTTTTaaaggtacaaagaaaaaaaaccaggcaatttttaaattagaaaatcgCATTTTAACTATACCTTGAAAAATGactattttctctaaaatatgtgTACACCATGTGTTAAGgttaaaaccataaaaaggaagaaaaagaggaaaatatgggATAATTTCTCTCACATAGAATATGAGCCATAGGTTTTCTGAATTTAGAATATTTCCACAAGGGCCTGTTAGAAAAATTAGGGGATAGCATTCACTTTTTCTATGTCagttcaaaatacaaaaaaaatactttgagaaaAAATACTTCCCCAACATCAGTTCAAAAATACTTGTCAGttcaaaaatacttaaaataaaacaaaaaaagccccaAGCTTTTGCAAAGGTAACTGGCGAGGGTGAATGATAGAGATGTACTTCAGCAGGTCTGAGAAGTAGCTTGgaccaaaaaatgaaagaataaaacaaaacatagcaaAACTGTGTCTTGTTAAGAAATGGCAGGAAAAGTCTGAGTATATGAGAGATTTCTATTAACTGTTTTAATATGTGAGTTTTGGGATTCtaataaacaaattatattttgctcttataacttctttatatattcttttaacatGAGTCACCGCTTTCAAAGAGCTGAGAAACAGGGAAAAGGATGCATTTCCTTTATGCTGAGGATTCTGCTGGGTGTTTCCCAAATATTATCCTGTTTACATGTCACCAGTTGCACTGTGAGGCAGACATTCTTTGCCTCCTTTTATagacaaggagaaggaaggggcaaGGGTGAGTCACCACCCCGCCTCTCCCTCTGTGGGCCTTACTTCCTCCTGGATTATCATCCCCTACACTCAAAACAAGATTTCAGGAGTCAGCGCCTGCATTCATAACATGTGGCTGCTGCCACATCCCCGTCACTGGGATGCAAAAAATTGTGCCTTGTTACATCTGTCTCAACACA
This sequence is a window from Phyllostomus discolor isolate MPI-MPIP mPhyDis1 chromosome 10, mPhyDis1.pri.v3, whole genome shotgun sequence. Protein-coding genes within it:
- the LOC114507828 gene encoding olfactory receptor 2A5; this encodes MMKNQTWVAEFILLGFPLSPRMQLLLFGFFSLLFTFTLLGNGVILGLICLDSRLHTPMYFFLSHLAIVDISYASNNVPKMLENFLNEKKTISFVPCIIQTFLYMAFAHTECLILVMMSYDRYVAICHPLHYSVIMSWRVCTVLAATSWACGSLLALVHVVLILRLPFCGPHEINHFFCEILSVLRLACADTGLNLLVIFAACVFILVGPLCLVLVSYTRILFAVLRIQTGEGRRKAFSTCSSHLGVVGLFFGSAIVMYMAPKSSHPEEEQKVLFLFYSLFNPLLNPLIYSLRNAEVKGALRRVKWTQKSV